In Polypterus senegalus isolate Bchr_013 chromosome 12, ASM1683550v1, whole genome shotgun sequence, the following are encoded in one genomic region:
- the LOC120541370 gene encoding keratin, type I cytoskeletal 47 kDa-like, translated as MAQNRRQFSRFSSGGARMSGGSERVQSSVASLSYGVGGLTSPGVFGRGALGAGFGFGGGVDEGVASALGAGGDFGSGGYGGGVFSTGGGLSAGGHLGYGGLYGSDGAASGSGLGFALSGSGSAAPFMVNEKQQMQSLNDRLAAYLDKVRTLEATNKDLENKLKNFRTSKVISRDFTSYQKQLQPLRDQIIAAIIQNSRLALKIDNAQLAADDFRKKYEIEYIFRQTVEADILNLKKLKQEYDSHQASNNQQVEALKKEIEEMTKQHGESVSILKEEMSGTVSVDVTTTESPDLKQILDDLRAEYEDIVRSNKEELEMWFNKQVETKQAAAIQETDVSEKSKIEVTELRHQNQNLQTEMDALLVSKGALEDNLAAVNGHYQMELHRIAALVATMEGELMSIRNSITSQSEDYRNLLNVKEKLEKEITTYKQLLEGVELGAGGASSAISGDSKTDRSLNMVIESVSQTTVVTKEVKTEVKK; from the exons ATGGCACAAAATAGAAGACAATTCTCCAGATTTTCCTCCGGTGGTGCTCGTATGTCTGGTGGCTCTGAAAGAGTGCAAAGTTCCGTGGCGTCGTTATCATATGGTGTTGGTGGTTTAACTTCTCCCGGTGTTTTTGGAAGGGGTGCACTTGGTGCTGGTTTTGGTTTCGGAGGTGGTGTTGATGAGGGTGTTGCCAGTGCTTTGGGAGCTGGTGGAGATTTTGGTAGTGGAGGTTATGGTGGTGGAGTTTTTAGTACTGGTGGTGGTTTAAGTGCTGGCGGTCATTTGGGATATGGTGGACTTTACGGTTCTGATGGTGCAGCTTCTGGTAGTGGTCTTGGTTTTGCGTTAAGCGGTAGCGGCAGTGCTGCCCCGTTTATGGTAAATGAAAAGCAGCAGATGCAGAGCCTGAACGACAGACTGGCTGCCTATCTCGATAAGGTGCGCACCCTTGAAGCAACCAACAAGGACCTGGAGAACAAGCTCAAGAATTTCCGCACGAGCAAAGTGATCAGCAGGGATTTCACTTCGTACCAGAAGCAGCTGCAGCCTCTCCGTGACCAG ATAATTGCTGCCATCATTCAGAATTCTCGCCTGGCCCTGAAGATTGATAATGCTCAACTGGCTGCTGATGACTTCAGAAAAAA ATATGAGATCGAGTACATCTTTCGCCAGACAGTGGAGGCTGACATCCTCAATCTGAAGAAGCTGAAGCAAGAATACGATTCCCACCAGGCCAGCAACAATCAGCAAGTTGAAGCCCTGAAAAAAGAGATTGAAGAAATGACGAAACAACATGGAGAG aGTGTGAGTATCCTGAAAGAAGAGATGTCCGGCACCGTGAGTGTGGACGTCACCACCACTGAAAGCCCAGATCTGAAACAGATTTTAGATGACTTACGTGCAGAGTATGAAGACATCGTTCGTAGTAACAAGGAGGAGCTTGAGATGTGGTTCAACAAGCAG GTGGAGACCAAACAAGCTGCAGCCATCCAGGAAACAGATGTCAGTGAAAAATCAAAGATAGAAGTGACGGAGCTTCGCCATCAGAACCAGAACCTACAGACAGAAATGGATGCTTTGCTGGTCTCT AAAGGTGCCTTAGAGGATAACCTGGCAGCAGTGAATGGCCACTATCAGATGGAGCTTCACCGTATCGCTGCCTTGGTAGCCACCATGGAGGGGGAGTTGATGAGCATCAGGAACAGCATAACCTCCCAGTCTGAGGACTACAGGAACCTTCTGAATGTCAAAGAGAAACTGGAGAAGGAGATCACCACGTACAAGCAGCTGCTGGAAGGAGTGGAGCTGGGCGCTGGTGGAGCTTCATCTGCCAt TTCCGGGGACTCAAAGACTGATCGTTCACTGAATATGGTTATAGAAAG TGTTTCACAAACCACAGTGGTAACCAAAG AGGTGAAAACAGAAGTCAAGAAATAA